The following are encoded in a window of Bacillus sp. SORGH_AS_0510 genomic DNA:
- a CDS encoding hemolysin family protein: MDIFNLVIIAILIALTAFFVTSEFAIVKIRSSRIDQLIEEGSSKAVSAKKVISNLDEYLSACQLGITITALGLGWIGESTIEHLLSPLFQKINIPESATQVLSVGIAFAAITFLHVVVGELAPKTLAIQKAELITLIVSRPLILFYKIMYPFIWVLNGSARVVSSMFGLKPVSENEIAHTEEELRIILSESYKSGEINQSEFKYVNKIFEFDNRIAKEIMVPRTEMVSLSKDDSLETFLQVLREEKFTRYPIIDGDKDHIIGLVNIKEVMTDLIGNENLSSQTLENYTRPIIRVIETIPIHDLLVKMQKDRVHMAILMDEYGGTSGLVTVEDILEEIVGEIRDEFDMDEIPEIRKIKENHYIIDSKVLVSEVNDLLGIEINDEDVDTIGGWILTENYEAKEGDTIIHDGFIFKILDMEEHHIKYIEVTKSANEDETVVQNMALPNSQVLS, translated from the coding sequence CTTGGTTATTATAGCCATTTTAATTGCTTTAACTGCTTTTTTTGTAACTTCAGAATTTGCCATAGTAAAAATTAGAAGTTCGAGGATTGACCAGTTAATCGAGGAAGGAAGTTCGAAGGCTGTTTCTGCCAAAAAGGTAATTTCGAACTTGGATGAATATCTTTCTGCCTGTCAGTTAGGAATTACGATAACTGCCTTAGGTTTAGGTTGGATTGGGGAATCAACCATTGAACACTTGCTGAGTCCCCTTTTTCAGAAAATAAACATTCCTGAGAGTGCAACGCAAGTGTTATCTGTTGGAATTGCGTTTGCTGCCATTACATTTTTGCATGTAGTGGTCGGAGAACTCGCACCTAAAACATTAGCCATACAAAAGGCTGAATTAATTACCTTGATTGTGTCACGTCCGCTTATCCTTTTTTATAAAATCATGTACCCTTTTATTTGGGTATTAAATGGGTCAGCACGGGTTGTTTCCAGCATGTTTGGTCTGAAACCTGTCTCTGAGAACGAGATTGCCCATACAGAGGAAGAACTTCGGATTATCCTATCTGAAAGCTATAAAAGTGGTGAAATTAACCAATCCGAGTTTAAGTATGTAAATAAAATATTTGAGTTTGATAATCGAATTGCTAAAGAAATCATGGTTCCAAGAACAGAAATGGTTTCTTTATCTAAGGATGACTCATTAGAGACCTTCCTTCAGGTTCTCCGTGAAGAAAAATTCACCAGGTATCCTATTATTGATGGTGATAAAGATCATATTATTGGTCTCGTCAATATAAAAGAAGTAATGACAGATTTAATCGGAAATGAAAACCTATCATCTCAAACTTTAGAAAACTATACACGCCCAATTATTAGAGTTATAGAAACCATTCCTATCCATGACTTGCTTGTCAAAATGCAAAAAGATCGTGTTCATATGGCCATTTTAATGGATGAATATGGCGGTACTTCAGGTCTTGTAACAGTTGAGGATATTCTTGAAGAAATCGTTGGCGAAATCCGCGACGAGTTTGATATGGATGAAATTCCAGAGATTCGTAAAATAAAAGAAAATCATTATATTATTGACTCTAAGGTATTAGTATCTGAGGTTAATGATTTGTTAGGTATAGAAATTAATGATGAAGATGTAGATACAATTGGCGGCTGGATTCTAACCGAGAATTATGAAGCAAAAGAAGGAGACACCATAATTCATGATGGTTTTATCTTTAAAATACTAGATATGGAGGAACACCATATCAAATATATTGAAGTAACCAAAAGCGCCAATGAGGACGAAACTGTTGTTCAGAACATGGCACTACCTAACTCTCAAGTATTATCTTAA
- a CDS encoding HesB/YadR/YfhF family protein, with translation MFISIDEKATSWFSKEFDFNKPFSIRMFPQYAGFGEKNKGYSLAFAAEKPANAGYVQELNGITFFVEGNDVWFFEDTKTFLSVDDGMNEIHITFTEENKAAIN, from the coding sequence ATGTTCATTTCAATCGATGAAAAAGCTACTTCATGGTTTAGCAAGGAATTCGACTTTAATAAACCATTCAGCATTCGGATGTTTCCTCAATATGCTGGATTTGGTGAGAAGAATAAAGGCTATAGTCTTGCTTTTGCTGCTGAGAAACCGGCAAACGCAGGTTATGTACAAGAACTAAATGGGATTACCTTTTTTGTTGAGGGGAACGATGTTTGGTTTTTTGAAGATACAAAAACCTTTCTATCAGTTGATGATGGAATGAATGAAATTCACATTACATTCACTGAAGAAAATAAAGCCGCTATTAATTGA
- a CDS encoding DUF3939 domain-containing protein, translating into MRQKYLSKIMIFIIALSIAGYVGYRLGDLLDFRYNVAPVFTILGTSFGLGIGGFTVYSLVRRYFQPHLPKSVVPKKTEEKKQTYPVIEVSIDEVRKAVRSFSNHLPKGVYRTILVQEDNSIDFTQLTSILGGIPSKKFYMSKETYDLFEENEKHIPIEMDIVQKAVDQYVKDHKEYPMLPFDPHHRVNYYQLLQDHYIKKAPETQFYITDLDGLITNKQPQKKNSSHS; encoded by the coding sequence ATGCGACAGAAATATCTATCCAAAATCATGATTTTTATTATTGCTCTTTCAATTGCAGGTTATGTCGGTTATCGGTTAGGGGATTTATTAGACTTTCGTTATAATGTTGCCCCTGTGTTTACTATTCTTGGCACAAGTTTCGGACTAGGTATCGGAGGATTTACTGTTTATTCATTGGTTCGTAGATATTTTCAGCCACACTTACCTAAAAGTGTGGTACCAAAAAAGACCGAAGAAAAGAAACAAACCTATCCTGTCATTGAGGTTAGTATTGATGAGGTTCGTAAAGCAGTGAGGTCATTTTCGAATCATTTACCTAAGGGTGTTTACCGCACCATTCTTGTACAAGAGGATAACAGTATTGACTTTACCCAACTGACTTCCATCCTAGGGGGCATTCCATCAAAGAAGTTTTATATGTCAAAGGAGACATATGATTTATTCGAAGAAAACGAAAAGCATATTCCAATTGAAATGGATATCGTCCAAAAAGCCGTGGACCAATATGTAAAGGACCATAAAGAATATCCTATGCTGCCTTTTGATCCTCATCACAGAGTAAATTATTATCAGTTATTACAAGATCACTATATAAAGAAAGCCCCTGAGACTCAATTTTATATCACAGATCTTGATGGATTAATCACAAATAAACAGCCACAAAAAAAGAACTCCTCTCATTCATGA